One window from the genome of Fulvivirga lutea encodes:
- the xseB gene encoding exodeoxyribonuclease VII small subunit, whose translation MKKIKTYTEALTKLEKTVAEIESGELTVDELTDKVKEATELVNICRKKLRSVEEDINKSLDELN comes from the coding sequence ATGAAGAAGATTAAGACCTATACCGAAGCCCTGACAAAACTAGAGAAAACAGTAGCTGAAATAGAAAGCGGAGAACTTACCGTTGATGAACTAACGGATAAGGTAAAAGAAGCCACTGAACTTGTAAATATCTGTCGAAAAAAACTCAGGTCAGTTGAGGAAGATATTAATAAATCATTAGATGAATTAAATTAA
- the xseA gene encoding exodeoxyribonuclease VII large subunit: protein MSAHLSLLELNKLIQSTLSGNLEPGYWVIAEISELKVNQNGHCYIELVEKDKQRVIAKTRATIWANVYNNLSIWFERMTSQELKPGMKILCFGSIQFHELYGLSFNIKDIDANFTLGERERLRQEVINKLMEDGVFDMNKELPVDLALNRIAIISSPAAAGYEDFMNQIEANEYGYKYDIDLFKATMQGSAASESIINALHTIHNSNTDYDAVIIIRGGGSRVDLDCFDDYELAFNACQFPIPIITGIGHERDQSILDLIAFKALKTPTAVAEWIIGKSMDIESTMIDLMHRTGKYVQLILNQKRTDISSLTNRLSNSFKIQLSNNDYRLDRMSSQLKSDVKLFMKQAHSGLDDYGTKVNYLNPINTLKRGYSITSKNGKMLGNEKLNVGDIIETRTLYSLLESKVQKIDDLNEED from the coding sequence ATGTCTGCGCACTTAAGCCTTCTTGAACTTAATAAGCTAATCCAATCCACACTATCGGGAAACCTTGAACCTGGATATTGGGTAATTGCAGAAATTAGTGAGTTAAAGGTTAATCAAAATGGCCATTGCTATATCGAGTTAGTCGAAAAAGACAAACAGCGTGTAATTGCCAAGACAAGGGCAACCATCTGGGCCAATGTTTACAACAACCTATCTATATGGTTTGAACGCATGACAAGTCAAGAGTTGAAACCGGGAATGAAAATCCTATGCTTTGGAAGCATTCAATTCCACGAACTGTATGGTCTTAGTTTCAATATTAAAGATATAGATGCAAACTTCACTCTGGGAGAAAGAGAGCGACTAAGGCAAGAAGTTATCAATAAGCTAATGGAAGATGGGGTCTTTGATATGAACAAAGAACTACCCGTTGATTTGGCACTAAACAGAATTGCCATTATTAGTTCTCCTGCAGCAGCCGGCTATGAAGATTTCATGAATCAAATTGAAGCCAATGAATATGGATATAAGTACGATATTGATTTATTTAAAGCCACAATGCAGGGTTCGGCAGCATCTGAATCAATTATTAATGCGTTACATACGATCCATAACTCAAATACAGATTATGATGCTGTAATTATCATTCGCGGTGGTGGTTCTAGGGTAGATTTAGATTGTTTTGATGACTATGAGTTGGCATTCAATGCTTGTCAATTTCCCATTCCCATAATTACTGGTATAGGCCATGAAAGAGATCAATCAATATTGGATTTGATTGCTTTTAAGGCGCTTAAAACACCTACAGCAGTAGCAGAATGGATTATTGGAAAGTCTATGGATATTGAATCAACCATGATTGATCTGATGCATCGGACGGGTAAGTACGTTCAACTGATTTTAAACCAAAAAAGAACTGATATATCCTCTCTTACGAATAGGTTAAGCAACTCATTTAAAATACAGCTATCGAACAATGACTATCGACTGGATAGAATGTCCTCTCAATTAAAATCTGACGTAAAGCTTTTTATGAAACAAGCTCATAGCGGGCTAGATGATTATGGAACCAAGGTCAATTATCTGAATCCTATAAATACGTTAAAAAGAGGTTATTCCATCACCAGCAAAAACGGTAAAATGCTTGGCAATGAAAAGTTAAATGTTGGTGATATTATTGAGACAAGAACATTATATTCGTTGCTCGAAAGTAAGGTGCAAAAAATTGATGATTTGAATGAAGAAGATTAA